In Streptomyces sp. NBC_00341, the DNA window CCCACCCAGCCGCCTCGGCTGCTGTACGCAGGTGAGGTGGACGGCGCCGCCGTGGTGCTGTTCCACGACGGCGGGGTACGGGTGGTGCGCTACGCGGAGCCGCTGTCCGGGACCGGGGCCCCGGCCCTGGACTTCGCCCGGACCGATGACGCCGATGTGACGACGGGAGCGGCCGTGGTCGTCAGCCGCAGCGGGGACCGTGCCCGCTTTCTGCTGGCGCCCTGGATCTCGGAGTCCACGACGCGTGATCTGCTGCGGCCGGACACCCCGGCGCGCGCGCTGAAGGCGGGGGCGGACGGAGTGACGGCCGCCGTTGCGCGTCCGTCGGCGGACGGCGGCTGCGACTCCTGGCCGGTGATGCAGTTGCGGTCCTCGGAGCGCATCGTGGAGAAGCACGCCTTCCTCGTCACCGACCTGGGCGACCTGACCCCGGTTCACCTCACCTTCACGCCGAAACCCGGCGGCGGCGCACCCGCGCGGCAGCCGAGGGAGGCGACGGGCAGCCCCGCGCTGCTGAGCTGGGCGCGTACCGCGTGCTCGCTGCGGGCGCTGGGCGGCACCGGCGTGCGGGCGGTCAACAACTGGGACTTCGCCGAGCAGCGCCTCCCGGAGGGCGGCGCCCCGGCCCAGTGGGTCTGCACCCGGGCCGACACCTGGCAGGGGCCCGGCCGCGTGCTGGTGCAGTTCCTGGGACCCGCCCCGTCGACGGCCGCCCCGGCGACCGTGGTGGGCGACCAGCGCGACACGGCGCTGTGCAGCCGGTTCGGCCAGCACGTCCTGGGCGGCACGCACTGGAAGGCGCCCTCGGGGCGGTGGTACGTGCTGGCCGCGGGAAGCCGTGCGGTCGACCGGATCCAGGCCACCGGGGCGGTCCGCGCATCGGCCTCCGGCACGACGCTCGCGGTGCGGGCGCCACGTGACGCCTCGGTGGAGCTGAAGGCCCGTCTCCGGGAGGGCGGTTCGCTCACGGCGGTGCGCTGACCGGGCGCCGCGTACGACCGGCCGGAGTCGGCTCAGGTATCGCAGACGACAACTGACAGCATGTCAGATATGGTGACGGCGGCCCGTTCGCCGCCGACCGCACGGGAGGTGCGTTCCATGGCACGCCGACTCCGCTCCGTGGACCTCGACTTCGTCGAGGCCGCACCGCTGAGACTGGTCTTCGCCGCCGAGGTGGCCGCGCCACCCGAGGCCGTCTATCGCGCCCTGGCCGATGACGTCGAGGGCTGGCCCGGCTGGTTCACCCAGCTGACGTCGGCGCGGCCGATCGACGCGGGCGCGGGGCGCGAGGTACGGCTCCGGGGCGGGATCAGGTTCCGGGAGACGATCGTCGCCGCCGAGCCCGGCAGCCGGTACGCCTACCGCATCGACGACTCCAACGCCCCCGGTCTGCAGGCCCTGGTGGAGGAGTGGCTGCTGACCCCGGCCGGTACCGGCACCCGGGTGCAGTGGACCTTCGCCGCCGACGGCTCTGCGCTGTTCCGGTTCACGATGCGGCGGGCGCGGCCTGCGGTGGGCAGGTCGTTCCGGGACGCCGTGCGCAACCTCGGCCGGCGGCTCTCCGGACCGGCCGGGGGCTGAGGAGCGCGGCGGCCCGGAGCACGCACGCGGCGCGAACGGCCTCTCGTGGATCAGGCCTTGCTCCCCTGCGGGCCGGGCCAGCTGCCGGTGTTCAGGAAGTGGTCGATGGTCCGGGTGTACGGCGCGATGTCCAGGCCCTGCGCGGCCAGCCAGGAGTCGGAGTAGTACTTGTCGAGGTAGCGGTCGCCGGGGTCGCAGATCAGGGTGACGATGCTGCCGGTGGCGCCCTGTGCCAGCATCTCCGCAACCAGCTTGAACGCGCTCCACAGCCCCGTTCCGGTGGAACCGCCGGCCTTGCGCCCGATGGACCGCTCCAGCGCACGCACGGCCGCGACCGTGGCCGCGTCCGGGACCTTCATCATCCGGTCGATGGCTCCCGGGACGAAGCTCGGCTCCATCCGGGGCCGGCCGATGCCCTCGATGCGCGATCCGCAGTCGCTGGTGGCCAGCGGGTCGTGACGGGTCCAGCCGTCGAAGAAACAGGAGTTCTCCGGGTCGGGCACACAGATCCGGGTGTCGTGCTGCATGTAGTGCACGTACCGCGCGATGGTCGCGGACGTGCCGCCGGTACCCGCCGTGGCGACGATCCAGGCGGGCTCCGGGTACCGCTCCAGCCGCAGCTGCTGGTAGATCGACTCCGCGATGTTGTTGTTGCCGCGCCAGTCCGTGGCCCGCTCGGCATAGGTGAACTGGTCCATGTAGTGGCCGCCGGACTCCGCCGCGAGCGTGGCGGACTCCTCGTACAGCCTGCGCGAGTCGTCCACGAAGTGGCAGCGGCCACCGTGGAATTCGATGAGCCGGCACTTCTCGGGGCTGGTGGTGCGGGGCATCACGGCGATGAACGGCACCCCGATCAGCTTGGCGAAGTACGCCTCCGAGACGGCGGTCGAACCGCTCGACGCCTCGATCACCGGCTTTCCGGGGCGGATCCAGCCGTTGCAGAGCCCGTAGAGGAAGAGCGAGCGCGCCAGCCGGTGCTTGAGACTGCCGGTGGGGTGCGTCGACTCGTCCTTGAGATAGAGGTCGATGCCCCAGCTCTCGGGCAGCGGGAAGCGCAGCAGATGTGTGTCGGCCGAGCGGTTGGCATCGGCCTGGACCTTGCGTACGGCTTCCTTGAGCCAGGCCCGGTACGCGAGGTCGGTGCGGTCGATGTCGGCGGTCGCCACCGCTTCGCCGTCGTGTCCGTGCTCACTTCTGTTCTCACTCGTGTTCATCAGTGCGCTCCTCGTGCGACCGGTCTCGGCGCGCCCCACGATATGCCCCCTACCTGCACAAACATTGACTTTGATACTCCATAGCCCCGCCTTGGTGTTGCGGACGGGGCGCCTGCGGAAGCCGCCGCGGCGCGAATGCGTCATTGCGCCCCACCCCGGTCTGGTGCAGCCGGTCCGGGTTGTGCACACTTTCATTCGGGGGCGTGACGAAGGGGGCGAAGGGGCCATGTCCGAAACGGAGTTCAGTGAGACAGGCGTACGGATCGACCGGTGGGCGCGCTCGCTCTCACGGGCTGGGCAGGTGACCGTCAAGGACGGCCGGCTGGCGCTGCTGACCAGCTACGGCCGGGAGATCGACAGCGCACCGGTGGGGACGGTGAGCACGGGCAGAGCGTGGTTCTCCGGCGCGGACGCGACGGTGGCACGGGTCAACGGGACGCGGTACCGGCTGACGATGCCGCGCCGCCCGGGAAAGCCCGACGAGGCCGGTCCCGCGCGCCGGTTCCTCGAAGCGCTGCGCGGGGCGGCCGCCGCGCGCGGCTGACGGAGCGGCGCGACGGGGACACCGCGAGTTGCGGAGCCGGAACCCCTGAGCGACATTGGAGTCACGTCACTCATGGTTTACCGGCGGTCACACTGTGATCCAGGCCGCCGGCCCGGAATCAGCGGTCAGCCATCCGCTGAATCCGTCCCTTCGTCTTCTTCCGGACCTATTTCGGGGAGTCGCAGCCGTGATCAGCGAGCCAAGCAGGCACTGCACGGTGGAGCTCCAGGCCCTGCCGTCGCGGATCGGTCAGGTCCGCAGAATCATCTCGGCGCAATTGCGCTACTGGCATCTCGATCCCTTGATCGACCAGGCAGCGCTGGGCGTCACGGAACTCCTGACCAATGTCCACCGGCATGCACAGCCGGACAAATCCTGCACCGTCGAGGTCGAGTTGCTGCTCGAACGGCTGACGGTGTCCGTCCACGACCACGACCCACGGCTGCCGACCGTGCGCGAGGCCGACGACTCCGCCACGTCGGGGCGCGGACTCGCACTGATCGCCGCGGTCAGCGAGAGCTGGGGTGTCCGCCCCCGGGGCGGAGCCGGAAAGATCGTCTGGTTCACCCTTCCGGCCCCTTCCCTGTTCGCCGTCCAGCCACCGCATTCGGTGTACGGGGCGACGACCGACGGACCGTTCGACCTGAGCGGGATCATGGCGCCGGAGGGTGTGCAGCCCTCGGTGGCACGGTCCGTGTCGGTCGGCTGACACGGCAGGAGCGGGACGCCTCCCGTGGCGTCCCGCTCCTGCCGTGGTGAGAGCGGATTCGACCCTCCCCCCACGTCAGGCCCAAGACTGTCCGGCAGTCGACCGGGGCAACAAGGTCCGCCCCCTCAGACGCTGCGGGCGGCAGCCCGCCGGTGGCGGTCATACCGCACTACCCCTGCCGCGGGTGCCGAACTGCTCGTCGAGGACGGAGAGGCGGCGCCAGTAGTCGTCCTCGTCGATCTCTCCGGCGGCGAAGCGGCGCCCGAGCATGTCGATCGGGGAGGGGCCGGAGGGGCCGGCCTGTCCGGCTCCGAACTGCCAGGGTCCGCGCCTGCCGCGCCGGACGGTGCGTCGTACGACCGTGACGACGCCGATGACGACGGCCGCCCAGATGAGCGGGAAGAGGAGGATCCACGGTCCGGGTCCCCCGTTGAAGGCCAGGGTGTTCATCTCGGTCAGCTCCTCGGTTCGGGGTTCGCGTTCTGCTGTCACCTCCGATCCTGGCTCCGGGGAGGGGCACGCGTCGTCGTACGGCCAGCGGCAGTACGCGTACCCCCTCGGGAGTAGACGGCGGGCGGGCGGCTGCTCCCGCCCGCTGCCGCGGCTTCCCGATCATCGGCCATGAATTCTGTACCTACTAGTATGTACAGTGTCTTCATGAGCACTCCGGACCGACTGATCGAAGCCACCCAGGAGCTCCTGTGGGAGCGCGGATATGTGGGCACGAGCCCCAAGGCCATCCAGCAGCGGGCGGACGCCGGCCAGGGCAGCATGTACCACCACTTCAGCGGAAAGCCCGAGCTGGCTCTCGCCGCCATCCGGCGTACGTCCGCCGAGATGCGCGAGACGGCCGGCCGCACCTTCGACTCGCCCGGCTCCGCGTACGAGCGCATCTCGCGCTACCTGCTGCGTGAGCGCGATGTGCTGCGGGGCTGCCCGGTGGGGCGGCTGACGATGGACCCGGACGTCATCGTGAGCGACGAACTGCGCTCCCCCGTCGACGAGACGATCGGGTGGCTGCGCGGCAGGCTGGCCGAGATCGTCCAGGAGGGCCTGGACCGGGGCGAGTTCACCCACGCCCTGGTGCCCGACGACATCGCGGCGACGATCGTCGCGACCGTGCAGGGCGGCTACGTACTGGCCCGCGCCTCCGGCTCGACGGACGCCTTCGACGCCGCCGTCCGGGGACTGCTCACACTGCTCGCCCCCGCTACGGCTGCCGGCTGACCTACCGTCACACGCGACCGACCGTACAAGGAGCACCCCGCACATGCGCATCACCAGAAACCGCCCGGACACGCAGGCCGGACCGCCCGGACACTTCACCGGCAGCGTCTGGCTCGACGAGCTCGCGGCGCCCGAACAGCCTTCCCGACTCAGGGCGTTCAGCGTGCACTTCGCCCCGGGCGGGCACACCGCCTGGCACACCCACCCGCACGGCCAGGTCCTCCATGTCACCGAGGGCGAGGGCCTGGTGCAGCGCCGGGGCGGTCCGGTGGAGCCGATCCGGGCGGGCGACACCGTGTGGATCGAGCCGGACGAATGGCACTGGCACGGCGCCGCACCCCGCACCTTCATGACCCATCTGGCCCTCGTCGAGGCGGCCGAGGACGGCTCAACCATCCACTGGCACCCCGACGCCGGCGTCGCCGAATACCCGGCGGCCTGAGGAGCAGACGATGCACGCCATGCAGTACGAGATCACGCTTCCCGCCGACTACGACATGGGCATCATCCGGGACCGGGTGGCGACCAAGGGCCACCTCCTGGACGACTTCCCCGGACTCGGCATCAAGGCCTACCTGATCCGGGAGCGTGGCGAGGACTCGCCGGTCAACCAGTACGCGCCGTTCTACCTGTGGTCGACGCCCGAGGGCATGAACTCCTTCCTCTGGGGCTCCGGATTCCAGGGCGTCGTGCGGGACTTCGGGCGTCCCGAGGTG includes these proteins:
- a CDS encoding cupin domain-containing protein; translated protein: MRITRNRPDTQAGPPGHFTGSVWLDELAAPEQPSRLRAFSVHFAPGGHTAWHTHPHGQVLHVTEGEGLVQRRGGPVEPIRAGDTVWIEPDEWHWHGAAPRTFMTHLALVEAAEDGSTIHWHPDAGVAEYPAA
- a CDS encoding SHOCT domain-containing protein — encoded protein: MNTLAFNGGPGPWILLFPLIWAAVVIGVVTVVRRTVRRGRRGPWQFGAGQAGPSGPSPIDMLGRRFAAGEIDEDDYWRRLSVLDEQFGTRGRGSAV
- a CDS encoding ATP-binding protein, with the protein product MISEPSRHCTVELQALPSRIGQVRRIISAQLRYWHLDPLIDQAALGVTELLTNVHRHAQPDKSCTVEVELLLERLTVSVHDHDPRLPTVREADDSATSGRGLALIAAVSESWGVRPRGGAGKIVWFTLPAPSLFAVQPPHSVYGATTDGPFDLSGIMAPEGVQPSVARSVSVG
- a CDS encoding PLP-dependent cysteine synthase family protein, whose translation is MNTSENRSEHGHDGEAVATADIDRTDLAYRAWLKEAVRKVQADANRSADTHLLRFPLPESWGIDLYLKDESTHPTGSLKHRLARSLFLYGLCNGWIRPGKPVIEASSGSTAVSEAYFAKLIGVPFIAVMPRTTSPEKCRLIEFHGGRCHFVDDSRRLYEESATLAAESGGHYMDQFTYAERATDWRGNNNIAESIYQQLRLERYPEPAWIVATAGTGGTSATIARYVHYMQHDTRICVPDPENSCFFDGWTRHDPLATSDCGSRIEGIGRPRMEPSFVPGAIDRMMKVPDAATVAAVRALERSIGRKAGGSTGTGLWSAFKLVAEMLAQGATGSIVTLICDPGDRYLDKYYSDSWLAAQGLDIAPYTRTIDHFLNTGSWPGPQGSKA
- a CDS encoding SRPBCC family protein, which translates into the protein MARRLRSVDLDFVEAAPLRLVFAAEVAAPPEAVYRALADDVEGWPGWFTQLTSARPIDAGAGREVRLRGGIRFRETIVAAEPGSRYAYRIDDSNAPGLQALVEEWLLTPAGTGTRVQWTFAADGSALFRFTMRRARPAVGRSFRDAVRNLGRRLSGPAGG
- a CDS encoding TetR/AcrR family transcriptional regulator; translated protein: MSTPDRLIEATQELLWERGYVGTSPKAIQQRADAGQGSMYHHFSGKPELALAAIRRTSAEMRETAGRTFDSPGSAYERISRYLLRERDVLRGCPVGRLTMDPDVIVSDELRSPVDETIGWLRGRLAEIVQEGLDRGEFTHALVPDDIAATIVATVQGGYVLARASGSTDAFDAAVRGLLTLLAPATAAG